A genomic stretch from Pagrus major chromosome 3, Pma_NU_1.0 includes:
- the LOC140994037 gene encoding lactose-binding lectin l-2-like: MFLFLFLFGLALGAVSSSDDHQVKLQRGGCPMFWYGFNGRCYKYVATQLTWADAELYCLSEGANLVSIHSLEEHNFIKALIKNFDHAEGQTLIGLSDIHKEGRWMWSDGSVVDFVYWKEGQPSNFGGNEHCAHTNFGTSRKWNDLPCSLTLPSICASRTACP, encoded by the coding sequence ATGTTCTTGTTCCTCTTCTTGTTTGGTCTGGCTCTGGGtgctgtgtcttcttcagatgatcATCAAGTGAAGCTGCAGCGTGGCGGCTGTCCCATGTTCTGGTACGGCTTCAACGGCCGCTGCTACAAGTACGTCGCAACACAGTTGACCTGGGCTGATGCAGAGCTCTACTGTTTGTCAGAGGGAGCCAACCTGGTGTCCATCCACAGTCTGGAGGAACATAATTTCATCAAAGCTCTGATCAAGAACTTCGACCATGCTGAGGGACAAACTTTGATTGGACTCAGTGACATCCACAAAGAAGGCAGATGGATGTGGTCTGATGGTAGTGTAGTGGACTTTGTCTATTGGAAGGAAGGACAGCCAAGCAATTTTGGGGGAAATGAACACTGTGCTCACACCAACTTTGGCACGTCTCGAAAATGGAACGACCTGCCATGTTCTTTAACTCTTCCCTCTATTTGTGCATCTCGCACAGCCTGTCCTTAA
- the LOC140994038 gene encoding lactose-binding lectin l-2-like — MLLFLFLFGLALGAVSSSDDHQVQLQRGGCPMFWYSFNGRCYKYVATQLTWADAELYCVSEGANLVSIHSLEEQNFVKSLIKNFDHSEGRTWVGLSDIHKEGRWMWSDGCAVDFVFWDAREPNNGGGNEDCVHNNYDEDLKWNDHQCSATYASVCASRITCP; from the coding sequence ATGCTCTTGTTCCTCTTCTTGTTTGGTCTGGCTCTGGGtgctgtgtcttcttcagatgaccATCAAGTGCAGCTGCAGCGTGGCGGCTGTCCCATGTTCTGGTACAGCTTCAACGGCCGCTGCTACAAATACGTCGCAACACAGTTGACCTGGGCTGATGCAGAGCTCTACTGTGTGTCAGAAGGAGCCAACCTGGTGTCTATCCACAGTCTGGAGGAACAGAATTTTGTAAAGTCCCTGATCAAGAACTTTGACCACAGTGAGGGACGCACCTGGGTTGGACTCAGTGACATCCACAAAGAAGGCAGATGGATGTGGTCTGATGGTTGTGCAGTGGACTTTGTCTTTTGGGATGCAAGAGAGCCAAACAATGGTGGAGGAAATGAAGACTGTGTTCACAACAACTATGACGAAGATCTGAAATGGAACGACCATCAGTGTTCTGCAACTTATGCCTCTGTTTGTGCATCTCGCATAACCTGTCCTTAG